ATAAACAATTTGCAGTTGATGGCTCTCATGTTCCCGGGAACTGTAGAGTCATAATTTGCGAACATGTTTAATATTTATGGCCAGAAATCGGCCAATAGTCAAGTGTGAGTAGTGCTCAGAGCGCCTTTGGTGAATATCCAGATACTCAAAACTAATAAGATTCTCTTTAGAAACCACACAAGTTaatctctcttggtctctctgtcacacacacaacctagcTAGTTTAATAGGCTGTGATGCAATTTACCTCCACATCTTTCTGCAAAATCACAAACTACATTAAGTGGAAGTGTGCTTGTCTTTACCAGTGTTATAGTAAAATGCACAAAGAATAGTAGGAACGTTAACCGTAGGCATTGCTATATCCCCACTCCCTCTTCTGCCCCCTTGAGTGTAGAGAATAGCAGAAAATGAGAAATCCAACACAGAGAAGGTCTCCAAACAGAAGGTGGATCTGCAGTCCCTCCCCACCAGAGCGTATTTGGATCAGACAGTGGTGCCCATTCTTCTCCAAGGGTTATCTGTGCTGGCCAAGGAAAGGTatgtaaaaggaaaaaaaaacatttgttttaatgctcAACCATTCTGATTTGGCTACTGTTTAGGCAGACCTACTGGTCAAGTACAGAATTGCAAATTGAATATCATAATAGGGAGGGGAGAGAattgatgtaaaataaatgtgtctttcTCCACTATCTTCTCTTTCAGACCCCCAAATCCTATTGAATACTTAGCAGCCTTCCTTCTCAAGAACAAATCACAGTTTGAAGATCGAACTTAGGCCCCTGGAGGGATTAAGTATTTGCACTATCAGGCCAAGTTGGAATTCAAGAAAATAGTTGTGATTTCTTTGGTTGCTAATGTTACTGGGCTGTTTTTAAAAGCAGAATAAAGATTGCCTGCTAGGAAATATAGTTCTCTTATTTTAGTGCTGGACTAGTTGTTCATTCTTGAATTGTGGTAATTGCTGTCCCTTGAAAAAACACTTGACATTCAATGTATTTAACTCTTCAGTAGGAAATTGTAGACCTTTATACTGCAAAACATCTGCATTCTAGAAACTGCTCCCTTCTTGCAAAGTACAGTTTTTTTGTGATTGAGGGAAACTTATTTGGATCAATAAAAAACAAAGGCAAGAAAATGCTTTTTCTTTAATTAGTATGTGTCTCTCAGTAAtatgcaaccctgtttccaaaagttgggacgctgtgtaaaagcaaataacagaatgcaatgacatgcaaatcatttattcctatattttattgaaaatagtgcatatgaaatgttgaaactgagaaattatgtttttggaaaaatacatggccattttgaatttgatgccagcaacatgtttaaataaaattgagacgggcatgtttaccaccgtgttgcatcacctctttaaCAATACTccgtaagcgtttgggaactgaggagagaaattgctgtaattttgaaagtgaaatgtattcccattcttgcttgatataggattacAGCTGCTccacagttcggggtctcctttgtcgtatttttgtttcataaagcgccaaatgttttcaatgggtgacaggtctggacagcaGGCTGGCCAGTTTAGCaaccagactcttttactacggagccatgctgcatgacatgcagaatgtggtttggcatggTCTTCCCTAAATAACATGCCTGGatgcagcatatgttgcttcaaaacctctatacagttaggtctgtaaatatttggacaccgactaaattttcataattttgtctctgt
Above is a window of Esox lucius isolate fEsoLuc1 chromosome 9, fEsoLuc1.pri, whole genome shotgun sequence DNA encoding:
- the dpy30 gene encoding protein dpy-30 homolog, which encodes MADDHTDGDQSMEGHTPVAENPHAEYGLTENIQRIAENEKSNTEKVSKQKVDLQSLPTRAYLDQTVVPILLQGLSVLAKERPPNPIEYLAAFLLKNKSQFEDRT